The following proteins come from a genomic window of Pyxidicoccus sp. MSG2:
- a CDS encoding sulfite exporter TauE/SafE family protein, with translation MPLEMTALSSLLAALSPSPAVAAGALGALTVGLTGSVHCLLMCGPLACAGLPAVPGPERRRAVLAYQGARVAAYTLVGGALGVLGGGVTRALAVSTRPWLPWLMAAALVASALEVGKRLRPLPGLSHVVRHVSRWGAKFSWTGRAGAMGAVTPLLPCGLLYGVFAAALASGSFGGGALVLGAFSLGGLPALLGAQLQAGLWRHRPRAAAFVLQRAVPLLAAAVLVYRAVAPARCH, from the coding sequence ATGCCGCTCGAAATGACCGCCCTTTCCTCGCTGCTCGCCGCGCTCTCGCCCTCACCGGCGGTGGCGGCTGGCGCACTGGGTGCGCTGACGGTGGGGCTCACCGGGAGCGTGCACTGCCTCCTCATGTGCGGGCCGCTGGCCTGCGCGGGGCTGCCCGCGGTGCCGGGCCCCGAGCGGCGCCGGGCGGTGCTCGCGTATCAGGGCGCGCGCGTGGCGGCGTACACACTGGTGGGCGGGGCGCTGGGCGTGCTCGGTGGCGGAGTGACGCGGGCGCTGGCCGTGTCCACGCGGCCCTGGCTGCCCTGGCTGATGGCGGCCGCGCTGGTGGCCTCCGCGCTGGAGGTGGGCAAGAGGCTGCGTCCGCTTCCGGGCCTGTCGCACGTCGTGCGTCACGTCTCACGCTGGGGCGCAAAGTTTTCGTGGACGGGCCGCGCGGGTGCAATGGGTGCGGTAACGCCGCTGCTGCCCTGTGGTCTGCTGTATGGCGTCTTCGCGGCGGCGCTGGCGAGCGGCTCCTTCGGTGGCGGCGCGCTGGTGCTGGGGGCCTTCTCGCTTGGCGGGCTGCCAGCGTTGCTCGGCGCGCAGCTCCAGGCGGGGCTGTGGAGGCACCGGCCCCGCGCCGCGGCCTTCGTCCTCCAGCGGGCAGTGCCGCTGCTCGCGGCGGCGGTGCTCGTCTACCGCGCGGTGGCCCCGGCACGCTGCCACTGA
- a CDS encoding heavy metal translocating P-type ATPase codes for MPASSQVAPASDACLHCGSPVPVGAASRDFCCAGCEAVYGLLREQGLTRYYQLTQGKAAPAPEPRKDRGFSWLEPLMARAEAVPGPVCALELDVQGIHCAACVWLMNELFRRQQGGAGLTVDPALGKVRMQWRRGAFDVGGFLRAVEGFGYLFGPSRKHPEAASLDLPIRLGICAALAMNVMLFSVSFYVGLTPEDGDVFRLFTRLSLALSTGVVLVGGWPFFRSAVQGLRRGVLHLDLPIALGILLVFGTSLVQARGGRGDLAYFDTLNTFVTLMLVGRWLQQRVLERNRRFLLEDDGAEGLFVRRQEGERLATVRAAEVGEGDVLVIAPGDLVPVDAVLLEADARVSTDWITGEPGERTVARGDSLPAGAFNAGREAVRVRAAQAFTDSSLVALLRRAPAGTGGAAVHTRFWDRVSRRWVVTVLGVAGLGLALWWPAGPDKALEVAVALLVVTCPCAIGIATPLAYELVQARLRRGGFFVRSPDLMDRLPRVRQVLFDKTGTLTLGRLELVDRASVEVLAPEARDVAFDLTSRSNHPASRCLSVALARAGARFSAEARVTEHAGQGVELTRDGVCWRLGRAQWAVAGQGVASAAGPVLTRDGVLVATFALRESVRSDARREVQALQDEGRAVWLISGDAPARVRDMAEALGIPLTHALGGQRPEDKASTVAALDAADTLYLGDGVNDSLAFERALCAGTPAIDRPVMPGKSDFFLLGEGLASIREALRLSLRLRQVVRRLLTLAVAYNVVAVTVCLAGWMTPLRAALAMPATSLATVLFTVWSLSAARERPASTPTQLREVPA; via the coding sequence ATGCCTGCCTCCTCGCAAGTCGCACCCGCTTCGGACGCCTGCCTCCACTGCGGCAGTCCCGTCCCCGTGGGCGCGGCGTCGCGCGACTTCTGTTGCGCGGGGTGCGAGGCCGTGTACGGCCTGCTGCGAGAGCAGGGCCTTACCCGCTACTACCAGCTCACGCAGGGGAAGGCGGCGCCCGCGCCAGAGCCTCGAAAGGACCGGGGCTTCTCGTGGCTGGAGCCGCTGATGGCTCGCGCGGAGGCCGTCCCAGGCCCGGTGTGCGCGCTGGAACTGGACGTGCAGGGCATCCACTGCGCCGCGTGCGTGTGGCTGATGAACGAGCTGTTCCGCCGGCAGCAGGGCGGGGCGGGGCTCACGGTGGACCCGGCGCTCGGCAAGGTGCGCATGCAGTGGCGGCGCGGCGCCTTCGACGTGGGCGGCTTCCTGCGCGCGGTGGAGGGCTTCGGCTACCTCTTCGGCCCCAGCCGCAAGCACCCGGAGGCCGCCAGTCTCGATTTGCCCATCCGCCTGGGCATCTGCGCCGCGCTGGCGATGAACGTGATGCTGTTCTCAGTGAGCTTCTATGTCGGGCTCACTCCCGAGGATGGCGACGTCTTCCGACTCTTCACGCGGCTGAGCCTGGCGCTGTCCACCGGTGTCGTCCTGGTGGGCGGGTGGCCCTTCTTCCGCTCCGCCGTGCAAGGGCTGCGGCGCGGCGTGCTGCACCTGGACCTGCCGATTGCGCTGGGCATCCTCCTCGTGTTCGGCACCTCGCTGGTGCAGGCCCGGGGCGGCCGTGGCGACCTGGCCTACTTCGACACGCTCAACACCTTCGTCACCCTGATGCTGGTGGGGCGCTGGCTCCAGCAGCGTGTGCTGGAGCGCAACCGCCGCTTCCTCCTGGAGGATGACGGCGCGGAGGGGCTGTTCGTCCGCAGGCAGGAGGGTGAGCGGCTCGCGACCGTGCGCGCCGCCGAGGTGGGCGAGGGCGACGTGCTCGTGATTGCGCCGGGCGACCTGGTGCCCGTGGACGCCGTGTTGCTCGAGGCGGACGCGCGCGTGTCCACCGACTGGATTACGGGCGAGCCCGGGGAGCGCACCGTGGCCCGGGGGGACTCACTGCCCGCGGGCGCGTTCAACGCGGGACGCGAGGCGGTGCGGGTGCGTGCGGCGCAGGCCTTCACGGACTCGTCGCTGGTGGCGCTGTTGCGGAGGGCCCCGGCTGGGACGGGGGGCGCCGCGGTCCACACGCGATTCTGGGACCGGGTGTCGCGCCGGTGGGTGGTCACCGTGCTGGGGGTGGCCGGACTGGGGCTCGCGCTGTGGTGGCCGGCCGGCCCGGACAAGGCGCTCGAGGTGGCGGTGGCGCTGCTGGTGGTGACGTGCCCGTGCGCCATCGGCATCGCCACTCCGCTCGCGTACGAGCTGGTGCAGGCGCGCCTGCGTCGCGGTGGCTTCTTCGTGCGGAGCCCGGACCTGATGGACCGGCTGCCCCGCGTGCGGCAGGTGCTCTTCGACAAGACGGGGACGCTGACGCTCGGGCGGCTGGAGCTGGTGGACCGTGCGTCGGTGGAGGTGCTGGCACCCGAGGCCCGGGACGTGGCCTTCGACCTGACCTCGCGCAGCAACCACCCGGCGAGCCGCTGCCTCAGCGTGGCGCTGGCTCGCGCGGGGGCGCGGTTCTCCGCGGAGGCACGGGTGACGGAGCACGCGGGGCAGGGCGTGGAGCTCACCCGCGACGGCGTGTGCTGGCGGCTGGGCCGTGCGCAGTGGGCCGTGGCGGGGCAGGGCGTCGCTTCCGCCGCGGGCCCCGTGCTCACCCGGGACGGTGTGCTCGTGGCCACCTTCGCCCTGCGCGAGTCGGTCCGCTCGGACGCGCGGCGCGAAGTCCAGGCGCTCCAGGACGAGGGCCGCGCGGTGTGGCTCATCTCCGGCGACGCCCCGGCGCGCGTGAGGGACATGGCCGAGGCGCTGGGCATTCCCCTCACACACGCGCTGGGTGGCCAGCGTCCCGAGGACAAGGCCTCGACGGTGGCTGCGCTGGACGCGGCGGACACGCTGTACCTGGGCGACGGTGTCAACGACAGCCTCGCCTTCGAGCGCGCCCTCTGCGCGGGCACGCCCGCCATCGACCGGCCCGTCATGCCGGGCAAGAGCGACTTCTTCCTCCTGGGCGAGGGACTCGCCTCCATCCGCGAGGCCCTCCGCCTGTCGCTGCGGCTGCGCCAGGTGGTGCGCAGGCTGCTGACGCTCGCCGTGGCCTACAACGTCGTGGCCGTCACCGTGTGCCTCGCCGGGTGGATGACGCCGCTGCGTGCCGCGCTGGCCATGCCCGCCACCAGCCTCGCCACCGTCCTCTTCACCGTGTGGAGCCTGTCTGCCGCCCGCGAGCGCCCGGCCTCCACTCCCACGCAGCTGCGGGAGGTGCCCGCATGA
- a CDS encoding cytochrome oxidase yields the protein MNVLVLQVFVSLMLVASSVLLFAYSVRHRDHEHADRLSLFPLEDDGAPPPAAPEPPPSASQE from the coding sequence ATGAACGTCCTCGTCCTCCAGGTCTTCGTCAGCCTGATGCTCGTCGCCAGCTCGGTGCTGCTGTTCGCCTACAGCGTGCGCCACAGGGACCACGAGCACGCCGACCGCCTCTCCCTCTTCCCGCTCGAGGACGACGGCGCCCCGCCGCCCGCCGCCCCCGAGCCCCCGCCTTCCGCTTCCCAGGAGTGA
- the ccoN gene encoding cytochrome-c oxidase, cbb3-type subunit I has translation MQQQRIIYDDTTVRRFIIASVLFGIVGMAVGALVASQLAWWQANLGIPYTTYSRLRPLHTNAVIFAFVGNMMFAGIYYSSQRLLKTRMASDLLSKIHFWGWQLIIVAAAVTLPLGITTSKEYAELEWPIDLAIAVIWVVFAINFFWTLKKRNEKNLYVAIWFYIATIVTVAVLHIVNSLALPFSPLKSYSVYAGVQDALVQWWYGHNAVAFFLTTPILGIMYYFLPKAAERPVYSYRLSIIHFWALVFIYIWAGPHHLLYTALPDWAQSLGMIFSVMLWAPSWGGMLNGLLTLKGAWHKLREDPVLKFLIAGVTFYGMATFEGPLLSIKSVSALGHYTDWIVGHVHSGALGWNGFMAAGMFYWLVPRLYGTKLHSTKAADTHFWLATVGILLYAVSMWVSGITQGLMWRATNADGTLLYPNFVETLLAIRPMYIVRFTGGSMYLVGFIMMAWNLWKTGRAGQPVNGEATVVVETPAPAPVPVAAPAPGWVQVVTGRPLLFALAILTVTMFLGWARPVRALVLMGAIIALGEFAWIVTRREREAGKPSWFGLIEGRPLAFTVLTLVAILIGGVAELLPTIMLKQAVPAHGEAQQPYSPLELQGRDLYVREGCYTCHSQMIRPFVAETQRYGDVSRAEEFIYDHPFQWGSKRTGPDLHRLGGKYPNLWHYTHMLDPRATSPGSNMPPYPWLAENQLKTKDAPKKLSLMQKLGVPYTNADIDTAEARQKSQAEGITADLATQGIHLKWDSELVALIAYLQRLGRGPQDVPVQQPGGPPTASADDSQGGTR, from the coding sequence GTGCAACAGCAGCGAATCATCTACGACGACACCACGGTCCGGCGCTTCATCATCGCGTCGGTGCTGTTCGGCATCGTGGGCATGGCGGTAGGGGCACTGGTGGCCAGCCAGCTCGCGTGGTGGCAGGCCAACCTGGGCATCCCCTACACGACGTACTCGCGCCTGCGCCCGCTCCACACCAACGCGGTCATCTTCGCCTTCGTCGGCAACATGATGTTCGCCGGCATCTACTACTCGTCCCAGCGCCTGCTGAAGACACGCATGGCGTCGGACCTGCTCTCGAAGATCCACTTCTGGGGCTGGCAGCTCATCATCGTCGCGGCGGCGGTGACGCTCCCGCTGGGCATCACCACCTCCAAGGAGTACGCGGAGCTGGAGTGGCCCATCGACCTGGCGATTGCCGTCATCTGGGTGGTCTTCGCCATCAACTTCTTCTGGACGCTGAAGAAGCGGAACGAGAAGAACCTCTACGTCGCCATCTGGTTCTACATCGCCACCATCGTCACCGTGGCGGTGCTCCACATCGTCAACAGCCTGGCGCTGCCGTTCTCTCCGCTGAAGAGCTACTCCGTCTACGCGGGCGTGCAGGACGCGCTGGTGCAGTGGTGGTACGGCCACAACGCCGTCGCCTTCTTCCTCACCACGCCCATCCTGGGCATCATGTACTACTTCCTGCCCAAGGCGGCGGAGCGCCCCGTCTACTCGTACCGGCTGTCCATCATCCACTTCTGGGCCCTGGTCTTCATCTACATCTGGGCCGGCCCGCACCACCTGCTCTACACCGCGCTGCCCGACTGGGCGCAGTCGCTGGGCATGATTTTCAGCGTCATGCTCTGGGCCCCGTCGTGGGGCGGCATGCTCAACGGCCTGCTCACGCTCAAGGGCGCGTGGCACAAGCTGCGCGAGGACCCCGTCCTCAAGTTCCTCATCGCCGGCGTCACCTTCTACGGCATGGCGACCTTCGAGGGGCCGCTGCTCTCCATCAAGTCGGTGAGCGCGCTGGGCCACTACACGGACTGGATTGTCGGCCACGTGCACAGCGGCGCGCTGGGGTGGAACGGCTTCATGGCCGCCGGCATGTTCTACTGGCTGGTGCCCAGGCTGTACGGCACGAAGCTGCACTCCACGAAGGCGGCGGACACGCACTTCTGGCTCGCGACGGTGGGCATCCTCCTCTACGCGGTGTCCATGTGGGTCAGCGGCATCACCCAGGGGTTGATGTGGCGCGCCACCAACGCCGACGGGACGCTGCTCTACCCGAACTTCGTGGAGACGCTGCTGGCCATCCGGCCCATGTACATCGTCCGCTTCACGGGCGGCTCCATGTACCTGGTGGGCTTCATCATGATGGCGTGGAACCTGTGGAAGACGGGCCGCGCCGGCCAGCCCGTCAACGGCGAGGCCACCGTCGTCGTGGAGACGCCGGCCCCCGCGCCCGTGCCTGTTGCCGCGCCCGCGCCCGGCTGGGTGCAGGTGGTGACGGGGCGGCCGCTCCTCTTCGCCCTCGCCATCCTCACGGTGACGATGTTCCTCGGCTGGGCGAGGCCGGTGCGCGCGCTGGTGCTGATGGGCGCCATCATCGCCCTGGGCGAGTTCGCCTGGATTGTCACCCGGCGCGAGCGCGAGGCGGGCAAGCCGTCCTGGTTCGGCCTCATCGAGGGCCGGCCGCTCGCCTTCACCGTGCTGACGCTGGTGGCCATCCTCATCGGCGGCGTCGCGGAGTTGCTGCCCACCATCATGCTCAAGCAGGCGGTGCCCGCGCACGGCGAGGCACAGCAGCCCTACTCGCCGCTGGAACTGCAGGGGCGTGATTTGTACGTCCGCGAGGGCTGCTACACGTGCCACTCGCAGATGATTCGCCCCTTCGTCGCGGAGACGCAGCGCTACGGCGACGTGTCCCGCGCGGAGGAGTTCATCTACGACCACCCCTTCCAGTGGGGGAGCAAGCGCACAGGCCCGGATTTGCACCGGCTGGGCGGCAAGTACCCGAACCTCTGGCACTACACGCACATGCTGGACCCGCGCGCGACGAGCCCCGGCTCCAACATGCCGCCGTACCCGTGGCTGGCCGAGAATCAGCTCAAGACGAAGGACGCGCCGAAGAAGCTGTCGCTGATGCAGAAGCTGGGCGTGCCGTACACCAACGCGGACATCGACACCGCGGAGGCCCGGCAGAAGTCGCAGGCGGAAGGCATCACCGCGGACCTGGCCACGCAGGGTATCCACTTGAAGTGGGACTCGGAGCTGGTGGCGCTCATCGCCTACCTGCAGCGCCTGGGGCGCGGGCCGCAGGACGTGCCCGTGCAGCAGCCCGGCGGTCCGCCCACCGCCTCCGCCGATGACAGCCAGGGAGGGACGCGCTGA
- a CDS encoding CcoQ/FixQ family Cbb3-type cytochrome c oxidase assembly chaperone, whose protein sequence is MYKQFYEGMALTELPLFALWLFIAVFLGVCVWVFGARRSQDFDALAQMPLSEQGEAGHE, encoded by the coding sequence ATGTACAAACAATTCTACGAGGGGATGGCGCTGACGGAGCTTCCGCTCTTCGCGCTCTGGCTGTTCATCGCGGTGTTCCTGGGCGTCTGCGTCTGGGTGTTCGGCGCCCGGCGCAGCCAGGACTTCGACGCGCTCGCGCAGATGCCACTCTCCGAGCAGGGGGAGGCGGGCCATGAGTGA
- a CDS encoding c-type cytochrome, whose amino-acid sequence MSEKAPLHSIYDGIEEHDNLLPNWWLAILWTSIVFAAGYWFWYHIAELSPGQLGEYSGEAAEVAKRNADNKPVSDETLLALVQDPTAVGNGKAVFQANCASCHGAQGQGLIGPNLTDGFWLHGAKPVAIHKVVAEGVVARGMPAWERTLGAERVRAVAAYVLTLKGTNAPGGKAPQGEPEQP is encoded by the coding sequence ATGAGTGAGAAGGCGCCGCTGCACTCCATCTACGACGGCATCGAGGAGCACGACAACCTGCTGCCCAACTGGTGGTTGGCCATCCTCTGGACGTCCATCGTCTTCGCCGCGGGCTACTGGTTCTGGTACCACATCGCGGAGCTGTCGCCAGGGCAGCTCGGTGAGTACTCCGGCGAGGCCGCGGAGGTGGCGAAGCGCAACGCGGACAACAAGCCCGTGTCGGACGAGACGCTGCTGGCGCTGGTGCAGGACCCGACAGCGGTGGGCAACGGCAAGGCCGTGTTCCAGGCGAACTGCGCCTCCTGCCATGGCGCGCAGGGGCAGGGGCTCATCGGCCCCAACCTGACGGATGGCTTCTGGCTGCACGGCGCGAAGCCCGTGGCCATCCACAAGGTGGTGGCCGAGGGCGTGGTGGCCAGGGGCATGCCCGCGTGGGAGCGCACGCTGGGGGCCGAGCGCGTGCGCGCGGTCGCCGCGTACGTGCTGACGCTCAAGGGGACGAATGCACCCGGTGGCAAGGCGCCTCAGGGCGAGCCCGAGCAGCCGTAG
- the ccoG gene encoding cytochrome c oxidase accessory protein CcoG, which produces MAVAPRQDSPRIDQLSSIRADGSRLAIHPSDIHGRFITRRRVLFAVLMAFYVALPLVEVGGHPAVHLDVAARRFYLFGGTYNAQDFWRVLFLVTSVGFGLLFVTAWLGRVWCGWACPQTVFLEGVYRPIERFFDGPRERRLKLAGSPWTPARVVRAGLKHGAYVGVSLLISHAALSLFVSAGGLVSMVAEGPVVSPVAFTWAMAVTGALYFNFAWFREQLCVVVCPYGRLQSAMQDRDSLIIGYDVKRGEPRGRMLKAKAGEVAPPRGDCVDCRKCVMACPTGIDIRNGLQMDCLACAQCVDACDDVMDKVGRPRGLIRYDSLNGLDGKPRRVLRPRLVLYGALMVAAFTGLTLSLVQRVPFEANLLRFQGTPYLIEAGTVRNQFELHLVNKNPGETTFTIRVDSPVPAQVVVPQAEVKLASLESFRVPLFITVQREHVRGPFVFTVEVKDSASGEVKRMEARFLGPAGG; this is translated from the coding sequence ATGGCAGTAGCACCGCGGCAGGACAGCCCCCGCATCGACCAGCTCAGCTCCATCCGGGCGGATGGCTCGCGTCTGGCCATCCACCCCTCGGACATCCATGGCCGGTTCATCACCCGGCGGCGGGTGCTGTTCGCGGTGCTGATGGCCTTCTACGTGGCGCTGCCGCTGGTGGAGGTGGGCGGCCACCCGGCCGTGCACCTGGACGTGGCGGCGCGCCGCTTCTACCTCTTCGGGGGCACGTACAACGCGCAGGACTTCTGGCGCGTCCTCTTCCTCGTCACGTCCGTGGGCTTCGGCCTGCTCTTCGTCACCGCCTGGCTGGGCCGCGTGTGGTGCGGCTGGGCGTGCCCGCAGACGGTGTTCCTGGAGGGCGTGTACCGGCCAATTGAGCGCTTCTTCGACGGGCCTCGCGAGCGGAGGTTGAAGCTGGCGGGCTCGCCTTGGACGCCAGCCCGCGTGGTGCGGGCAGGGCTGAAGCATGGCGCGTACGTGGGCGTGTCGCTGCTCATCTCCCACGCGGCGCTGAGCCTCTTCGTGTCCGCGGGCGGGCTGGTGTCCATGGTGGCCGAGGGCCCGGTCGTGTCTCCGGTGGCCTTTACGTGGGCCATGGCCGTCACCGGCGCGCTGTACTTCAACTTCGCCTGGTTCCGAGAGCAGCTCTGTGTGGTGGTGTGCCCCTACGGCCGGCTCCAGTCGGCCATGCAGGACCGGGACTCGCTCATCATCGGTTACGACGTGAAGCGCGGAGAGCCTCGCGGGCGGATGCTGAAGGCAAAGGCTGGCGAGGTGGCGCCGCCGCGCGGGGACTGCGTGGACTGCCGCAAGTGCGTCATGGCGTGTCCCACCGGCATCGACATCCGCAATGGCTTGCAGATGGACTGTCTGGCCTGCGCGCAGTGCGTGGATGCGTGCGACGACGTCATGGACAAGGTGGGCCGGCCGCGAGGGCTCATCCGGTATGACTCGCTCAACGGGCTGGATGGCAAGCCCCGCCGCGTGCTGAGGCCGCGGCTGGTGCTGTATGGCGCGCTGATGGTGGCGGCCTTCACCGGCCTCACGCTGAGCCTCGTGCAGCGCGTTCCCTTCGAAGCCAACCTGCTGCGCTTCCAGGGCACGCCGTACCTCATCGAAGCAGGCACGGTGCGCAACCAGTTCGAGCTGCACCTGGTGAACAAGAACCCCGGCGAGACGACCTTCACCATTCGGGTGGACAGCCCCGTGCCCGCGCAGGTGGTGGTGCCCCAGGCGGAGGTGAAGCTGGCCTCGCTGGAGAGCTTCCGCGTGCCGCTGTTCATCACCGTGCAGCGGGAGCACGTCCGTGGGCCCTTCGTCTTCACGGTGGAAGTGAAGGACTCGGCGTCCGGCGAGGTGAAGCGGATGGAGGCGCGGTTCCTGGGGCCGGCGGGCGGGTGA